In Eleginops maclovinus isolate JMC-PN-2008 ecotype Puerto Natales chromosome 19, JC_Emac_rtc_rv5, whole genome shotgun sequence, the sequence ACCCAACAAGCTCAACGGCAGCGGCGAGCTCACCACCGACACgccagagagcagagaagaCATAAGGGTGTCTACTCAGTTAATGGTAAGATTGCAAATTGTTATTCTAAAAAGGAAAATTGGTACAAAATGTTGGAATGTGGTCTTAATATCATTTCATTTGGCCAATTACAGAAGGCAACCTGAGGCTGAAACTGGCGAGACGACCCACAGAGAGGGACATCTTCTGGGATGAGACCACAGAAGAAAGGCTGGATCCCAGCTGCCTTCTAGACCCAACATTTCTGCCTCACCTTTGTGAAGGGAGACAGCGAAACCAGCCGAACAAACAAGATGGGATCCAGGAAGATAGAGGTCCCAGAAATAGAGAGGAAAAAATCGACAAAATGGACACAAATTTCCATATATAGACAAAAACATATTATGGacaaatgaaagagaaatggTGGGAATAGAAGACAGGGAAACCAAACAGAGGGATAGTTGTATGTGGTCTGAGTCTGCCAAAAGCTGTCAGGCAGCTAGGACAAGAGCTGCAAGAGGGATCTGGGACAATAAGCCTTAACAGACTTGCAATATGAAGAAAACTTGATGTTCAGGGGATACTTCCTTCATGGCTGAGTTCATGGCGCCCTCTATGGGTGAAAGCAGTGAGACCACTTGACGTCAGGCTCATTTATCCCACCACTAATACCTTTTGATAGCAAATAtccccaaaatacattttacaataagTTCAAAGATTTGGGATTCAAATCAGCCAGCTTTGAAGCTTCTTTTCTATTACTGGGCTTTTGTTATAGAAATGAGCACACAATCTCTCTGTATAAAGATATCCCATTATTTGAACAGATCTGCAGCTCTTGAACaaaaatttgaataaaaacagggaAATGCTAATTGGACCATCATTCTTCAAGTGGTCTCCCTGAGGCCGGCTCATAGTGGGCTTAGAGAGGCGGAGAGGAACTGGACTCTGACCAAACACCTGGGGCCGCAGCGGCCGACTAAATCCTGGTCCTCGGCACGGTGCGTTAGAGGAACACTGCTGGGATCACAGTCCTCAGCAGGGGGCTGAACGGGAATTAAACAAGCTATGATTATCTGGCAGTGGCTGACTAGAACTATTTGAATAGATGAAATAAGCATTTAGCAGTATTAAAGAAATCAAAGGTCTTAAATTACCTTTATTGTACTCAACCACTGGGTGTCATTATTGGGCTGAGGGACACAGTGAAGTAAACAGGATAACTGCTTCAGTGTttgtaacagtgtatttaatgTTTTGGTATATACACCATTGGGTATAAAAGGTCACTTGAGCAATTAATGCAAATCTTGAAATGATTAGTTATGATCCACCATGCTGCTGTAATTTGAAAAACTCATTTTGGCCTGTGAGAACATTGTACAAAAGTGTTCCCTGTATGCTTgtagaaaaaagtaaacaatgaggaaataaataaataatgacttgTTCTGAAAATCACTGTAGAATGAAAGAGCAAGAGGTATGAGCATAAGGCACTGGAGCAGagcaacacattaaaatgagTCCTACTTAGCAAGCCGTTCAATCAACAAAGCAAAGTCTGCCAGTGAGAGGCCACTGACTGCAGACATGAGGAGCCAGACTGACCACATATTGGGATACTGAGGAGATTTAGAGTGGCCCAACTCTTCAAAAAACTTCTCCTTTTCCAGTTCGCTAGCCACACACACTGGGCCTTAAAGCCAAATCATCGTGGAGGGGGAGAGCTGAGAGGTCTCGGTGTCTGCCACTCCGTACTGCTACATAAAAAGAAGGTGAAAGATGCCGTGTGAGCAATTGGTTCCAATTGACAGAGGATTGGTCATGGTCAGCCTTCTGAGTGGAAATCCACGTGAGAATGTAGCATTTGGACCAGCAAGGGGCACAAGAGGCCAACCACAGACAATGAGGGCACTCAGAGGAGTCTGGCTGCTGAGGAATAGTGGGGGCACAACCTCCTTTGATTTAACCCTTCATAGGCTGGTTATCCAAATTAACTAAATACACTCAGGTTGAGCTTTCATAGTATGTAACAGAGTTGATATAAAACCAATTATAGgtcagataaaataaaagtaaactgTTAGAAACATCTGGTTTGCCCCTCTTATATATAACttctataaaaaatgttttaatgaattgATTATAAAGTGTTTATCTACACTGTTATTTGTTCtacaacaaaacatatttaaataataactgtATAGTTTTATATTAACTAAGTTAAAGCACCTATGCAACCTCAAGAGGcatcccaaacatttccatcctTGTGACTTTTTCACCAATTAGGCAGCTCCTGCTCGCTGAAAGGGACCGGCTACTTTAAAGTCTCAGAGAGCCCAAGGGTCAGCGCTCAATCACTGTCTGGTTAGAGAGGTTGAGTGTTTGAACTAGCCACTAGTTGACAGGGCGGGGATGGGGTCAAAAGGGTTGGGGGAGTGATTGGTGAAGGGGGCAAGGACTCCTGCCAGCTCTAAAAGTGGAACCTTTTGTAGCCAAGACACTGGCCAGAGCAGCCAGGCCTTTCATAGCCCAGCCGCCACTCTCCTCCAGCCCCACAACAGCTGATGACAAGGCCCCAGCTGCTAATTATCCGGCTGATGGAGAGTCACTGAAGTGGGACTGTCAGAGCGAGGGGTGGCCCTTCTGTCTGCAATGGGATAAATTtgaggggaggggtgggggaTAAAAGAAGTTGGACTAGAGGGGCAGGTAGTTTTTTTCAGGAGCATCCATCCGTAAACAAAATCAATACCTCTGTCAGTCAAGGTTTGCACATTGTGAACAGCActgaataaaaactaaatgattcAGCcttttatatgtaaatgtattataaatgttatttaaatggtCTATCATTTGTAAGCTCTGCAGTAACAACAGTGTAGTAACACATTTCATGGGGTCACATATCCGGTCTGGATCACAGTGTATGCTTGACAGTCTTCAGTCCTTTTACATCATAGTGAACTGAGCACCATGTATCCATGCTACAGCATCATCTGCCCAGAGGACaccggagcacttcctgttgAATTCCATATGAAGTACTCTTTGGATTGAAGTTCTCGTGCTGAAAATAAGACCGatggacatttattttagttttagaaAAACGTACATacagggaaatgtttttaatttagtaaACTATTGTAAGCTTACATGTCGTAATACGTTGTTTTGCAGAGGAATAAACCTGCACTGAATGCTGGTCCACAGAGCACCCAGAGAGCGTCATGTCAGGCACTTTGAAATATAACTGTGAAGATAACAGCTGAGGTGTTAATCCTTTTACAACCTAATGAGTCTGTATTAGAAGACGCCTTATCCAATTGACCTTATCCCATGAGCTGTTTAAACATTTTGCAACAAACTAtagtaaataaacaaactggGTCATGATTAGCACAACAAATATTAACTGACTTTGATATAGGCTGTTAGTTCTGTGCAGAGGGGGTCAGTAGGTCCTGGTGTCGGCCCAGAAAAGCTAATCTTGCCCTCCATTGTTACCTCGCGAGATTTAGGGAACTTTTGTCCTAAAAATCAGTGAGGGGGGAACATCTCATTagttcatttttttcaatatgCAGCTGCATTCAAGCTATTTGATAACATTGATACTAATGAGCACAGTGCATACCCAAGCCCCAGACCAGCAGGTTTTTCTCTTTTGATACATCTAGTTGTCCGGAGCTCACCTTCACATCCACAACACCGAACTGATCCCTGCACAGGACACAAAGACCATGTGCAGATgttactgtaaacacactgatTAAAGTGGTGCGGTTCAATCATTTTACTCAACAGAGATGCAACTTATGAAAAAAGATTTGGCACGAGAACTGATTCTCTGGTTGGGTCATTTTTTATCGCAATCATTTTtggatatacagtggggcaaaaaagtatttagtcagccaccaattgtgcaagttctcccatttaaaaagatgagagaggcctgtaattttcatcataggtatacttcaactatgagagacagaatgagaaaaaaaaattcaggaaatcacattgtctgatttttaaagaattaattgttaaattcctcggtaaaataagtatttggtcacctacaaacaagcaagatttctggctctcacagacctgtaacttcttctttaagaggctcctctgtcctccactcgttacctgtattaatggcacctttttgaactcgttatcagtataaaagacacctgtccacaacctcaaacagtcatactccaaactccactatggccaagaccaaagagctgtcaaaggagaccagagacaaaattgtagacctgcaccaggctgggaaaactgaatctgcaataggtaagcagcttggtgtgaagaaatcaactgtgggagcaatcaTTAGAAAttggaagacatacaagaccactgctaatctccctcgatctggggctccacgcaagatctcaccccgtggggtcaaaatgatcacaagaacggtgagcaaaaatcccagaaccacacggggggacctagtgaatgacctgcagagagctgggaccaaagtaacagaggctaccatcagtaacacactacgccgccagggacttaaatcctgcagttccagacgtgtccccctgcttaagccagtacatgtccaggcccgtctgaagtttgctagagggcatttggatgatccagaagaggattgggagaatgtcatatggtcagatgaaaccaaaatagaactttttggtaaaaactcaactcgtcgtgtttggaggagaaagaatgcagagttgcatccaaagaacaccatacctactgtgaagcatgggggtggaaacatcatgctttggggctgtttttctgcaaagggaccaggacgactgatccgtgtaaaggaaaaaatgaatggggccatgtatcgtgagattttgagtgaaaacctccttccatcagcaagggcactgaagatgaagcgtggctgggtctttcagcatgacaatgatcccaaacacaccgccagggcaacgaaggagtggcttcgtaagaagcatttcaaggtcctggagtggcctagccagtctccagatctcaaccccatagaaaatctttggagggagttgaaagtccgtgttgcccagcgacagccccaaaacatcactgctttagaggagatctgcatggaggaatgggccaaaataccagcaacagtgtgtgaaaaccttgtgaagacttacagaaaacgtttgacctctgtcattgccaacaaagggtatataacaaagtattgagatgaacttttgttattgaccaaatacttattttccacaatcatttgaaaataaattcattaaaaatcctacaatgtgattttctggattttcttttctcatcctgtctctcatagttgaggtttacctatgataaaaatgacaggcctctctcatctttttaaatgggagaacttgcacaattggtggctgactaaatacttttttgccccactgtatctgcaAATTCTGAGAGTATTTTATAATATGGCTGCATATAATGGAATAATGGTGGATGGTGAAGACATCTTTATTAGGTTTCCTTGGTTTAGAAGTTGGCTGTTAGAGGACTCAATAAATAAGCAAAGGGGACttatttgttgcattttaaTGAGACAAGTGATGGTGTTTGGCAAAAGATTATACAGTTTGAATAAAGATGCAGGATGGCTCTGTTCCATATTACAATGGCCAATGTAAAACACCATAAAACAGTTACAACGTATTTATTGCTTCCACCTATCGATATAATCAAGTTATCACTAATGCAATTAGTaagacagaaaatgtgtgtataagTAGTTAATATAAATCTTTGTGTAACTACTTGATGTTAATTATTCAACTTCTTTATATATAATTTGTTATTCCTATTAACAGAATTACATCTCATGGAATTTAACTTCAAAGAGGCCATGAAGTCTGAGGCATTAAACTGCAACTTCATTCTAGAcgaaacaaacacaagcaagcGCTCAGTGCTAAAAGAATATTTTCTCCTACCTGTTAAAGAATGGCAGGTGTGCTTCACAGTACTCAAAGGAGTTCTTCACACTCTCGTGAAGTTTGAGGGTTACTGACACACGCAGCtggttttcttcttcctttagTTGATAAGAACCCAGGATAGGGGGAACAGGGACCTAATGAAAAATTGCAGAAATTTGGACATTAGTATTAATGTATTGGAATGAGAAAAAAGGTCTGTATGTTTGTTTCCTACCTGAGATGTATAGCTGCATAGTCTGAAAGGCtccagaggaggagagaaggggaaCTTATATGGTCCCGAGAAAGCTGAGCCATCAAAGTTATCCACGCTGCTAGCAGTAAGGATGCTGGAATCCAGTGACGTGACACAAGGATGCACTAGGATGTCCTGTAGTGGAGAACCATTCGGTGGCAGTGTGAGGGTCACCATCACATTTGGGAGCACCCCTTCCACTTCACACTGTTGACACAAGGACAAAAACAGAAGATTGTAGGAAAAGAGtggaaacagacaaaaacagttAAGACTTGCTTTTCTTTACAACGTGCTCTTACTTTGCATGTCACAGTGCCGTAAACATCCCACAAGTCCTGTCTGCTGCGGTTACCATACTGCATGGAGCGTACGGTTTCTATAAGTGCTACGTTCACCGCAGCTCGACCGCGGTGGAGCCCTGTCTTCCAGGCTGGCTGCTTCTGGTTCTCAGCAGGAGTGGGCACTGTGGGTGTAGAAGGAGCCCCCGGTAGTGGCACATCCAGGGGTGTGCCAAGTGGACAAACCTGCAAGAGTACAGAGGGAAGCATCGCCAGGCGAGAGACCAGCACTTCGCTATCAGGCTTACCCCCAGAGCCTAGAAGAAAAGTCTGCAGACCTGCCAAGAGAGTAAGgccctgagagacagacagcaggctTGCAAGGGCTGGCCGTGGCTCAGCAGGAGCATCCACTAAAGGCAGGCAAGCAAGGGTAATAGGCCCGTGAGAGACTGCCAACACTGGCCAAAGCATTCCCTTTCCAGGGCTGTCCATCCTCAGTTCCAGGGCTGGTGAGCGCTGACGATAAAAGCAGTCATCCCTGAGAGCTACAAATGGTTTGTCTGGGTCTGAGAGCCCCAACTCAGTgagcaggagctgcagcacagtatTGTCTTCTGGGACTGCTGTATATGAGGAACCTGCCAGGATCTTTGCACGGTGCTCCACAGTAGCAAACCTCCTGTGGGGGAGACACAATACTTTGCATAACACTGCAGTCGATAACCAGAGACTTTAAACCATTAGAAGGCTGATGTAGTGCACACTTTTGTAAACAGGACATTAAATATGAGAGCCTTGTTTACCTACCTTGCGAAGcgtaaagacacattttctcccTTCTCGTGCGAAATAATCCACAAAGCTCTGACACTCATTTGTCCGGCTGCAATTAAGTCTTTGAATTAGAGAATGTGACTGCAATATTAATACTAGCATCTCATTGTGCAGCCTGTTCAATTCTTATTGCCTTACTGTAGGAATTTAACGCAGCATCTTACTTCCTGGTTGTGTTTCATGTGACCAATCACAAGACATTTGCGCATGGGCACTGGCTGGCAGCTATTCCCACCCTTCTACACCCATACAGGAAGCTGGGCTGCTAACCAGCTAACTGTCAACAAAGGGCAAAACTGTACGAAATCAGCAAATTCATGTGGAAGTCAGCGGTATTTTGGACTTTGAGCTCCTTCCTCTAAATTGCATTTCACTTCTCCGTCAGCTAAACACGGAAGATGGCGACAACTGCTCAGCTGTTCGAGGTAAAATGACTTCTGCAGCGGAGAGCTGTGTTAGCTTTGAAGCTAGCTATGATGCTAACTATCATTAACGGTACTGACATCCTGAGTGTTTATTGTGGacacatattacacacacagctgtcgTAAGACGGAAAGAGTAGACACAAATGCCATTTAATTTAGTTCATTTAGGTGTGGTGAATTGGCTGTTAGTGTGCAGTTAAAGCAAGACCGATGTTGTAAAACGTAATGGCAGGATGTAACGTTATACGTGTAGTAGGTTTAATAAGTTCTTGTGCTTCATCTGTTTCTTATTCTCCTATTATTTTGGGgtaaaatctgtgttttgctTATGTTTTGATGTGAGGTATTCCTCAGTGCATTCATCActtcctctcccccctcaggAGCCCTTTGATGCAGATGAGTACATTGAAAGGTTGGCATGGAGGACACCTGGAGGGGGCTCTAAAGGAGGAGCTGAAGCATTTGACCCCAAAAGGTATTCACATTTACTGTACACATCTTCCTTCCCCTAAGTATCAGAATCAGCAGTAACTAAGTTATATATCATTCTCATGGTGACAAGTTTATGAATAGCATTGCCACTACTTAAACTGGGTTCCTCGTTAAAAAAATTCGGTCacattaattaaaagaaaatgtttccctTTAAAGAGTAATCTTACACAATACTATGTAAATCAATCCGgttattttgattaataatATCATAATGACAATTTAATTTCATAATAAATGGATGCTTTGTACTCTATTGCAAGTAATATTGCCTTATTAAAGGGCAATGAAGTTTCTCCACTAGTGTCTGCTTACAGTGTACCACAGCTTTTTATCTCTTATGAGTATACTTTTTGCCCTCCAGTCCTTTTCCACAATGTAATACACTCCTTTTTTATGTCACTGAAGTTGACATTAAGATATTCTTCCTATATTGTTTCATATAATCTATCTAACAGAAAGTCTATCTCTATTCATAATATAGTACACTCTTTCCCAAAGCCATACTCAAGCATATGTTTTCTTAAGCTGTTGTTTGCACTTCTTGGCAGGTTTTAAAGTGGTTAAGAGCAATAATGTAATTTACAACATAGTACATCAAATAATGAGATGTCTTTTCAAGTTGAACATCTTAATATAAATTAAGTCTTCCTCTTAAACAACTTCATACCAACTTAACACCCTTGCTTTTAAAGATCATCTTGGTCTCTTATATGCTAATTAAGTGTTTTTGATGGTTGGGTAGGAAAAAAACTGGAAATATCTATGTTGCAGATTTAGTTTCATGGTATTTTCCACAGCTTGTTGTTATGTTTACACTTGGGGACCGAGTTATTTCCTGTAAGCAAAAATGCCATAACAGTTTAACTCACTGTGGATCCATCCTGCCTTATCTACTTCCTCCACAAAACTGTTGCCACCACCTCTCGGAAGCTCTTAGCGAAGAGTCAGAGACAACGTATCTGTGGAGGCCACCATACTGTGAGTCACCAGCCAGGGAATGAGTGTCTATTGGGAAGGGATGGGAGATGTCTTTAAGCTGTAGCCAGTGCTGAAGGAATTAGTCAAGAGATTATACACTCATCATTTTGGGATGTTTCCTACTCTGTGAAATGTGGTGCTGACTTAGAACATTTGCTCTGCAGTCCCGATGGCACTTAAAATGCAGCTGACGAAGTTGCTTCTTAAGTCTGGAGACCCAGGAATTAAGCTCCCGACACTGTTCTGTAACTAACTATAACTGTAACTGTGAGGTCAGTGGGACAGATTTAACCTTGTGGTACTTAATTACTCCTTCAGAGTAGGAGCGTTTTTTTCGTGTGTCTTTCCTAGTGTATGTTCATAAGACCGCTGTAAAGTGCTCAATTTAAATTCTTTATTCCTCTGTGATAGGCTGTTGGAAGAATTTGAGAACCACATAGAAGAGCTGAAGCAGTTGGATGAGAAGATCCAGCGGCGGGTGGAGAAGCTTGAACATCAGTGTCACCGCGAGGCCAAGGAATTTGCCCACAAAGTGCAAGACTTGCAGAGAAGCAACCAGGTATTCAGAAATACCTGAATGTCGTTGAGCTTTaggtgtttttgtatttatttatcacataTAGTTACCTCTTTTGACATTCCCTTTGCTCTTTGTAATTTTAGGTGGCCTTCCAGCATTTCCAGGAACTCGATGAGCATATCAGCTATGTGGCTACCAAGGTTTGTCACCTTGGCGACCAGCTGGAGGGGGTGAACACGCCCCGGCAGCGGGCCGTGGAAGCTCAGCGTCTGATGACATACTTCAACGAGTTCCTGGACGGAGACCTACGCAGCGACGTGTTCAATAACCCAGAAAAGGTGAGTTATCTGCCTTCTATTCACTTCACTGGaggtgtggatgtgtgtgtgaccactGACGAGGAACCCCGCTGTGACACTGCTGGAGGTGAGAAGGAACAGGATTATGAGGTAAACCATCCTTATTAATTTGTCAAGTTTATCCCTTTAGTTGGATCCCTTGGCTAATTTGGATTATTAAACTGTCATTTGCTGTCTGACAATAGCTGGCTGATTGACTAGCATGGATGTCAACATGCTCATGTCAACCCTAATTGCATTTCAAGAAGGTTGTCTGGGAGCGAGAATTTGCTTGGTCCTCAGCTTTGTGTCGCATTACAGCAGCGAATAGCTTGTGGCATTATGGTCCATGTAAGGGCGGTGAtaacatgcatgcatgcaggaAGAGGAGATGCGCACTTTTACTAAGTTCCTGCCTACACAGGGACCGTGTTAATGTTAGACAAGAGACCCCTGAAAGTTTGATTTTGCAGTTTTTAAGTGAGAGTAGGGAGATTGGGATGCTTTAGATTAAGTCCTGCTCGTTGCAACATCATACATTGATGCAGAGCAGCTAGTCTGCGGGTCAATCCCAGAGACGAGAGCTGGAGATGGAGCTAGTTTTCCGAAGAGGCATGCAGAAATATCTGGCCAGATTCATTTTCCTGAGCATACCTCCAGACGAGGGGAAAAGAGGAAAGCTGCAAGTGAATAGCTGAAGGGGGATGGCTTTGCTAATCCTTCTGAAAGGGAGGGCTGGGCCGCCAGCGTGGAGACAAGTGCTGCTAAACCCTGACTGCAGGGAGACGGCTACATTACTTACATGGGATTTAGCTAATCTTAGCTGGGGGACAGATACTTAGAAAACCTTCGCCGAGCAGAAAGGCTGGATCCTCCTCACGGGAGCAGAGTAATGATGTTAGCTGAGGCAGGCATCTGCAGGAACAGAGGAGTTGCGGACGGCGGGCCTTTCGTAGGTCTGGGGCTTTTTCAGCTAGTGTGTATGTCAGGAGGGgcgggagggagggggggttctCGACAGGGCCCCCTTTTTTTAAGACAGATATCCCTGGCCGGACAGATTATTGAAGGTGATTTAGACTCCTGTGGGATTACAGCCCATTCAGAAAAGGCATGCCAATATAGAGTTGGATGTGCTGCTAAGTCAGGACTGCTGCTGCTACCGATGCCCAGGTGAGCACCGCCTGTCTGTTATCAGCTCCCTGTTCAACatggggaggtggaggagggcaGCTCTGAAATGATGATCCCCCAAGTGGAGACACTGCCGGCGGCCTTCCAGCTTTCTGTCTGGGTGTCCACCTCTCATGGTCCTGTCgtgctctgtctctcttttcGCCTCACCttatgctctctctctctctctctcccactcactcATTCTCTCTATCCTCCAGATTAAGGAGGCTGCTGATATAATTCAGAAGCTGCATCTCATTGCCCAGGAGCTGCCATTCGACAGGTGAGTCAGGCATCCTGCAGGCAGCTTTAGACAAGAGCACTGTCAAACAAGGGGAAGGTGGTGTATTAGTGATGTAGACTATTCCTTACAATGTAAGCCCAATGCAGTACATATTGAGTATTAAAGCCTTTAATTCAGGAACATTATATATTTCTAGAAATTAAAAATACTGCCTTTGATTTCCTCTGACAGATTTGCAGATGTCAAGGCAAAAATTGCAAGTaagtttgaagaaaaaaactCCTCATGTTCCCATTCCATATACATTAGATGTTGGCTACCAGaactgattattttatttctttgtgtttttcttttgcggTTCTACCCAGGTAAGTACCATGACCTGGAGAGGCAGTTAATCCAGGAGTTCACAGCTGCCCAGCGCAGGGGTGAGATTGGACGTATGCGGGAGGTGGCAGCGGTTCTATTACATTTCAAGGTGACCTGAAAGAATCACATTTGATGtctacatttagtttttagaCCACATTTCAtgagttttatattatttggaTAGTCACTTTC encodes:
- the LOC134881471 gene encoding uncharacterized protein LOC134881471 isoform X2 produces the protein MQTLQPLTLQIGQTGMATQIGMGRDCRDGVVPLFSTTGKTGHCGTGRMIQGGFLEAQTALTQQAQRQRRAHHRHAREQRRHKGVYSVNEGNLRLKLARRPTERDIFWDETTEERLDPSCLLDPTFLPHLCEGRQRNQPNKQDGIQEDRGPRNREEKIDKMDTNFHI
- the LOC134881471 gene encoding uncharacterized protein LOC134881471 isoform X3, whose protein sequence is MATQIGMGRDCRDGVVPLFSTTGKTGHCGTGRMIQGGFLEAQTALTQQAQRQRRAHHRHAREQRRHKGVYSVNEGNLRLKLARRPTERDIFWDETTEERLDPSCLLDPTFLPHLCEGRQRNQPNKQDGIQEDRGPRNREEKIDKMDTNFHI
- the ap5m1 gene encoding AP-5 complex subunit mu-1, which codes for MSVRALWIISHEKGENVSLRFARRFATVEHRAKILAGSSYTAVPEDNTVLQLLLTELGLSDPDKPFVALRDDCFYRQRSPALELRMDSPGKGMLWPVLAVSHGPITLACLPLVDAPAEPRPALASLLSVSQGLTLLAGLQTFLLGSGGKPDSEVLVSRLAMLPSVLLQVCPLGTPLDVPLPGAPSTPTVPTPAENQKQPAWKTGLHRGRAAVNVALIETVRSMQYGNRSRQDLWDVYGTVTCKCEVEGVLPNVMVTLTLPPNGSPLQDILVHPCVTSLDSSILTASSVDNFDGSAFSGPYKFPFSPPLEPFRLCSYTSQVPVPPILGSYQLKEEENQLRVSVTLKLHESVKNSFEYCEAHLPFFNRDQFGVVDVKVSSGQLDVSKEKNLLVWGLGQKFPKSREVTMEGKISFSGPTPGPTDPLCTELTAYIKLYFKVPDMTLSGCSVDQHSVQVYSSAKQRITTSRELQSKEYFIWNSTGSAPVSSGQMML